In Planktothrix serta PCC 8927, a single window of DNA contains:
- a CDS encoding CAP domain-containing protein: MFEVNPNPPSANAITSLADTNTFLAEQVMPKVYQQLQLFASDPTFVDQLKLPFGDSLDIQKAQTLATEWLTGNFSTLAPIKIVASADIKGSSGAFADTTNQIYLAEDILTGSNVNQAVSVVLEEIGHSIDPRLNSSDSLGDEGEIFANIVQGKVLSSKQIQTLKAENDHATITIDGNILSVEFNDEVYDYYSQNWGGEIFDWTTGQNESKGWYPFTRNDQSSVTTRNSISRNWGNGSPSDVGSDYFGVNLYTITNFEAGNTYNFSVTADDFYRVGVIPVNAYDSNQWVNISGQDWNWLNDANSTKQYTFTPTTTGEYWVYAGYAEKQDTASFNISWTTNVNPNPINPTPFPSSTDGLESEEVKLYNLVNEYRTQNGLPPIAVSKALTTVANRHVIDLGENIGQVTHAWSDAAYDSNNSSTWPNMWRAPERLNTGYSGYGYEVVTGYSGFNSPSMSAEEALNSWKNSPPHNSVILNQGIWSDRPWGALGVGLYEGYGALWFGEEVDPTGQPLVS, translated from the coding sequence ATGTTTGAAGTTAATCCTAACCCTCCATCAGCCAACGCTATCACATCTTTAGCGGACACTAACACCTTTTTAGCAGAACAGGTGATGCCCAAAGTCTATCAGCAACTCCAACTGTTTGCTAGTGATCCCACTTTCGTTGATCAATTGAAATTGCCTTTTGGTGATAGTTTGGATATTCAAAAGGCACAAACCTTAGCCACAGAATGGCTTACAGGAAATTTTAGCACCCTTGCCCCGATTAAAATTGTCGCTTCAGCCGATATTAAAGGGTCTTCTGGTGCGTTTGCGGATACCACGAATCAAATTTACCTGGCTGAAGATATTTTGACGGGTAGCAACGTTAATCAGGCTGTCAGCGTAGTCTTAGAAGAAATTGGACATTCTATTGATCCTCGGCTTAATTCTAGTGATTCTCTTGGGGATGAAGGCGAAATTTTTGCCAATATTGTTCAAGGTAAAGTATTAAGTTCTAAACAAATTCAAACGTTAAAAGCTGAGAATGATCACGCCACTATCACTATAGATGGAAACATCCTTTCAGTTGAGTTTAATGATGAGGTTTATGATTATTATTCTCAAAACTGGGGGGGTGAAATTTTTGATTGGACAACAGGACAAAATGAAAGTAAAGGATGGTATCCATTTACTCGAAATGATCAAAGTTCTGTTACTACAAGAAATAGTATTTCTCGAAATTGGGGTAATGGCTCACCCAGCGATGTAGGTTCGGATTACTTTGGAGTTAATTTATACACTATAACAAATTTTGAGGCAGGTAATACCTACAATTTCTCAGTCACAGCAGATGATTTTTATCGAGTAGGTGTTATCCCAGTTAATGCTTATGATTCTAATCAATGGGTGAACATCAGTGGTCAAGATTGGAACTGGTTAAATGATGCTAACAGTACCAAACAATATACTTTTACTCCAACAACTACTGGCGAATATTGGGTTTATGCTGGATATGCGGAAAAACAAGATACTGCCAGTTTTAATATTTCTTGGACTACAAATGTTAATCCTAACCCAATAAATCCAACACCTTTTCCATCTTCTACAGATGGTCTTGAATCAGAAGAGGTAAAACTTTATAATCTAGTGAACGAGTACCGCACTCAAAACGGACTTCCTCCTATAGCTGTGTCTAAAGCATTGACAACTGTTGCCAATCGTCATGTTATTGATTTAGGGGAAAATATTGGTCAGGTTACTCATGCTTGGAGTGACGCTGCTTATGATTCTAATAACTCTAGTACCTGGCCTAATATGTGGAGGGCACCTGAAAGACTCAACACAGGTTATTCTGGTTACGGCTATGAAGTTGTAACAGGTTATTCTGGTTTTAATAGTCCTAGCATGAGTGCAGAAGAAGCTCTCAACTCATGGAAAAATAGCCCTCCACACAATTCAGTTATCTTAAATCAAGGGATTTGGTCAGACAGACCCTGGGGTGCTTTAGGTGTTGGTTTATATGAAGGATATGGAGCTTTATGGTTTGGAGAAGAAGTTGATCCCACTGGTCAACCGTTGGTCAGCTAA
- a CDS encoding helix-turn-helix domain-containing protein, with protein sequence MNTKDEMFTEASNFWDLQKLYQDLEAVKRLLSPRSRQGLTETEKLYLRGLLCGYSPAEIAKKLFQSPKSVEVYLCKTLYPYLKNLLEVPSEVGNWRNICNWLNDAGYKKLSSGENLFNNLLPQETLVKIVNVDFLKENTISIDINLQLHFPSNLNRDESKNNIDE encoded by the coding sequence ATGAATACTAAAGATGAGATGTTTACTGAGGCTAGTAACTTTTGGGATTTACAAAAACTGTATCAAGACCTAGAAGCAGTAAAACGGCTATTGTCCCCTCGTTCTCGACAGGGGTTAACGGAAACGGAAAAGCTTTATCTGAGGGGACTATTGTGTGGTTATAGTCCGGCGGAAATTGCTAAAAAACTATTTCAAAGTCCTAAAAGTGTGGAAGTTTACCTCTGTAAAACGTTATATCCGTATTTAAAAAATCTTTTAGAGGTTCCCTCAGAAGTAGGAAATTGGCGTAATATTTGTAACTGGTTAAATGATGCAGGTTATAAAAAGTTATCTTCAGGAGAAAACTTATTCAATAATTTATTACCTCAAGAAACTTTGGTTAAAATAGTTAATGTTGATTTTTTAAAAGAAAATACTATTTCAATTGATATTAACCTTCAACTTCATTTTCCATCGAATTTAAACCGTGATGAATCTAAAAATAATATTGATGAATAA
- a CDS encoding ribbon-helix-helix domain-containing protein: MQIAIKPEQEKFILEKLQQGKYKSVDELLAIAFQLLDQHDQREKQLIELRQKIAEGTQQINEGKVVDGELVFQQLQQKLNSMEER, translated from the coding sequence ATGCAGATTGCAATTAAGCCAGAGCAAGAAAAATTTATTCTTGAAAAACTACAACAAGGTAAATATAAAAGTGTGGATGAGTTATTAGCAATAGCATTTCAACTTTTAGATCAGCATGATCAAAGAGAAAAGCAACTGATTGAACTTAGGCAAAAAATTGCTGAAGGAACACAGCAAATTAATGAAGGGAAAGTCGTTGATGGTGAATTAGTTTTTCAACAACTACAACAAAAGTTAAATTCTATGGAAGAACGTTAA
- a CDS encoding type ISP restriction/modification enzyme encodes MAALNLKPTHKPIRAYYDALQQFAKLGVSHELAVKDAFADLLKACCPQFELTLVPEKQIKLPNGKSIRVDGALVRDGSIRYGVWEAKDSQDKLEREIKQKFAVGYPKDNIIFQSPERVILWQGGKQICDQNITKPQILVDTLKLFFEYRTPEIAQWEIAAAEFGGRVKDLSGKLIDLIETQRKINPKFIQSFSEFTGICRQAINPNLSEAAVEEMLIQHLLTERIFRQIFNNPDFTRRNIIAVEIEKVIQALTSKSFSRDNFLGEVDYFYRALEDAAQTIDEFSDKQHFLNTVYEKFFQGFAVKVADTHGIVYTPQPIVNFMVKSVEDILQKEFGKSLNDKGVHILDPFVGTGNFILRVMQEIKKTALPYKYEQELHCNEVMLLPYYIASMNIEHQYFEATGGYKAFEGICLVDTFSDQQVQQLSLFTPENTARVQRQRSSPIFVIIGNPPYNMAQVNENDNNKNRKYTNKDKTGIDDRVAATYSKDSKATNKNSLSDPYVKAFRWASDRIGDEGIIALVTNNSFINSLAFDGMRKNLFKDFSCIYVLDLKGNVRQDSMREGIPIGEKNTIFGLAAMVGIAVTFLIKHKNNDSDCKIFYSEVDWKATRKEKFELIEKLKSIQNLEWHEIHPDQKYTWLTEGLENDFYDFISMGNKESKSSKIDDIHVIFKLYSRGIATSRDSWVYNFDPMNLTENVKRTILTYNEQMISWTQRIDRSVKIDDFVTNNETKISWSEGLKIWLNREFKIEYNSHFIKQSIYRPFTKYYLYFNTQLNERRYQFPYIFPTPDTEKENRLIAVTNHSQIPFLVQITNCIPSLDVGGRPGQCFPFYTYDKDGTNRKENITDWSLEQFRNYYQDQTITKWDIFYYTYSLLHHPVYRERYAANLKRELPRIPYAPDFRGFVDAGQQLADLHLNYEQQPEYSLKFIENDEVPLNWRVEKMKLSKDKTQIIYNEFLTLSGIPPEVFEYRLGNRSALDWIIDQYQVKIDKRSGIVNDPNRLDDEQYIVRLIGQVITVSLETVKIVNYLPDLGLP; translated from the coding sequence ATGGCGGCGCTAAACCTGAAACCCACCCATAAACCCATTAGAGCTTATTATGACGCTTTACAACAGTTTGCAAAATTGGGAGTTTCCCACGAATTAGCGGTTAAAGATGCCTTTGCAGACCTCTTAAAAGCCTGTTGTCCGCAATTTGAGTTAACCTTAGTTCCTGAAAAACAAATTAAATTACCCAACGGTAAAAGCATTCGGGTTGATGGTGCTTTAGTTCGGGATGGAAGTATTAGATATGGCGTTTGGGAAGCGAAAGATAGTCAGGATAAATTAGAGCGAGAAATTAAACAGAAATTTGCGGTAGGTTATCCCAAAGATAATATTATTTTTCAATCTCCTGAACGAGTAATTTTATGGCAAGGAGGAAAACAAATCTGTGATCAAAATATCACAAAACCGCAGATTTTAGTAGATACGTTAAAGTTATTTTTTGAATATCGCACCCCTGAAATTGCCCAATGGGAAATAGCGGCGGCAGAATTTGGTGGACGGGTTAAAGATTTATCGGGTAAATTGATTGATTTAATCGAAACCCAACGCAAAATTAACCCAAAATTTATTCAATCTTTTAGTGAATTTACGGGAATTTGCCGTCAAGCCATTAACCCGAATCTTTCTGAGGCGGCGGTGGAAGAAATGTTAATTCAACATCTCCTTACAGAACGAATTTTTAGACAAATTTTTAATAATCCTGATTTCACCCGTCGTAATATTATTGCGGTGGAAATTGAAAAGGTAATTCAAGCATTAACATCTAAATCTTTTAGTCGAGATAATTTTTTAGGGGAAGTTGATTATTTTTATCGCGCTTTGGAAGATGCGGCTCAAACCATTGATGAGTTTAGCGATAAACAGCATTTTCTGAATACGGTTTATGAGAAATTCTTTCAAGGGTTTGCGGTTAAAGTTGCGGATACCCACGGAATTGTTTACACACCGCAACCCATTGTTAATTTTATGGTGAAAAGTGTTGAGGATATCTTACAAAAAGAGTTTGGGAAGTCTTTAAATGACAAGGGAGTGCATATTCTTGACCCGTTTGTGGGGACGGGTAATTTTATTTTACGGGTGATGCAGGAAATTAAAAAAACTGCCCTTCCCTATAAATATGAACAGGAATTACACTGCAATGAGGTGATGTTATTACCTTATTATATTGCTTCGATGAATATTGAGCATCAATATTTTGAAGCAACGGGAGGTTATAAAGCTTTTGAAGGGATTTGTTTAGTCGATACGTTTTCTGATCAACAGGTGCAACAGTTATCTTTATTTACGCCTGAAAATACGGCCAGGGTTCAACGTCAAAGAAGTTCACCAATTTTTGTGATTATTGGAAATCCGCCTTATAATATGGCTCAGGTTAATGAAAATGATAATAATAAAAATCGCAAATATACAAATAAAGATAAAACTGGAATTGATGATCGAGTTGCCGCAACTTATTCTAAAGATTCAAAAGCCACGAATAAAAATTCCCTTTCTGATCCTTATGTTAAAGCGTTTCGTTGGGCTTCAGATAGAATAGGAGATGAAGGAATTATTGCTTTAGTTACAAATAATAGTTTTATTAATTCGCTTGCTTTTGATGGAATGAGAAAAAATTTATTTAAAGATTTTAGTTGTATTTATGTTTTAGATTTAAAAGGAAATGTTAGACAAGACTCGATGCGGGAAGGAATACCCATTGGAGAAAAAAACACGATTTTTGGTTTAGCAGCTATGGTAGGTATAGCTGTTACTTTTTTAATTAAGCACAAAAACAATGATAGTGATTGCAAAATTTTTTATAGTGAGGTAGATTGGAAAGCGACACGAAAAGAGAAATTTGAGTTGATAGAGAAATTAAAAAGTATCCAAAATTTAGAATGGCACGAGATTCATCCAGATCAAAAATATACTTGGTTAACTGAAGGATTAGAAAATGATTTTTATGATTTTATTTCAATGGGTAATAAAGAAAGCAAGTCATCAAAAATAGATGATATTCATGTAATTTTTAAACTTTATAGTAGAGGAATCGCTACTTCTCGAGATTCATGGGTATATAATTTTGATCCCATGAATCTTACAGAGAATGTTAAACGCACTATATTAACTTATAATGAGCAAATGATCAGTTGGACACAGCGCATTGATCGTTCAGTAAAAATAGATGATTTTGTAACTAACAATGAAACTAAAATTAGTTGGTCTGAAGGACTAAAAATTTGGTTAAATAGAGAATTTAAAATAGAGTATAATTCCCACTTTATCAAGCAATCTATTTATCGGCCATTTACTAAATATTATCTATATTTTAATACTCAATTAAACGAGCGCCGTTATCAATTTCCTTATATATTCCCTACACCTGATACTGAAAAAGAAAATCGACTTATTGCTGTAACTAATCATTCACAAATTCCTTTTTTAGTACAGATAACGAATTGTATTCCATCTCTTGATGTCGGTGGTCGTCCTGGTCAATGTTTCCCCTTCTATACCTACGACAAAGACGGAACAAACCGAAAAGAAAATATCACCGACTGGTCACTTGAACAATTTAGAAATTATTACCAAGATCAGACTATTACAAAATGGGATATCTTCTATTATACATATAGCCTCTTGCATCATCCCGTCTATCGAGAACGCTACGCCGCCAACCTCAAACGAGAACTTCCTCGCATTCCCTACGCGCCAGATTTTCGAGGGTTTGTTGATGCTGGACAACAATTAGCAGACCTGCATCTGAACTATGAACAACAACCCGAATATAGCCTTAAATTCATTGAAAATGATGAAGTTCCGTTAAATTGGCGGGTGGAAAAAATGAAACTTAGTAAAGATAAAACCCAAATTATTTATAATGAGTTTCTCACCTTAAGCGGTATTCCTCCTGAAGTTTTTGAATATCGTTTAGGAAATCGTTCGGCGTTAGATTGGATTATTGATCAATATCAAGTTAAAATTGATAAACGCAGTGGAATTGTTAATGATCCTAACCGTTTAGATGATGAACAATATATTGTGCGGTTAATTGGTCAAGTGATCACCGTTAGTTTAGAAACTGTTAAAATTGTTAATTATTTGCCAGATTTGGGATTACCTTAA
- a CDS encoding GtrA family protein, protein MEPIYILGAGPAGLAAAYTLTKQGQSVVVVERDSQVGGLAKSIEYQGFILDYGPHRFYTKIAPVLQLWDEVLGDEQVTVNRLTRIYYGGKYFSYPLKAKQVLSALGFVETLRIIISYLAVRLFPKSQTNNFAEWVENKFGKRLAEIFFEGYTEKLWGIPCTEISADWAAQRIKGLSLSKAIKNAILGNDGKVKNLIDQFQFPRLGSGQLYEKIADYLQQHQQPILLNTEVIQVHHQNSQVTHITLRNRITKEENTVTCGGVISSIPLTHLVQQLQSSPPEKVIDAAKSLKFRNTILVYLMVEGGNIFPDNWLYINDPRVQVGRVTNFANWSPEMLANTQQTPLCCEYWCNFGDDLWQCPEDELRILAAKELRQIGLLKNQTISDGFIVRLSRTYPIYAGNYQTALSEIQGYLQTFQNLQLVGRYGAFKYNNQDHSLLMGIFAAENVLTPGKHDLWDVNSDSEYVEEASAEAATTAATNTRLSRRRQTLKTLREFGGYLFTGGAATIVDVLVFSILIQSGLWYVFALGISYFIGLSTNFWLSRRFVFGVYWKNWFVQYGVFATVALNSLLANLGLLQLLINELGWHPTLSRLASAACVAMISFTGHKLYSFSSQNQSSNQVSELQS, encoded by the coding sequence ATGGAACCCATTTATATTTTAGGGGCTGGCCCAGCCGGACTCGCTGCGGCTTATACGTTAACGAAACAAGGTCAATCCGTTGTTGTGGTTGAACGCGATAGTCAAGTCGGAGGATTAGCTAAAAGTATAGAATATCAAGGCTTTATATTAGATTACGGCCCCCATCGATTTTATACAAAAATTGCTCCGGTTTTGCAACTTTGGGATGAAGTTTTAGGAGATGAACAAGTTACAGTTAATCGTCTGACTCGGATTTATTATGGGGGAAAATATTTCAGTTATCCCTTAAAAGCTAAACAAGTTTTATCCGCGTTAGGATTCGTTGAAACTTTAAGAATTATTATCTCCTATTTAGCAGTTCGATTATTTCCTAAATCCCAAACGAATAACTTTGCAGAATGGGTTGAAAATAAATTTGGAAAACGATTAGCAGAGATATTTTTTGAAGGTTACACCGAGAAATTATGGGGAATTCCCTGTACAGAAATTAGTGCAGATTGGGCCGCACAACGAATTAAAGGATTATCCTTATCAAAAGCGATTAAAAATGCTATTTTAGGCAATGATGGTAAAGTTAAAAATCTGATTGACCAGTTTCAATTTCCCCGTTTAGGTTCGGGTCAACTCTATGAAAAAATCGCCGACTATTTACAACAACATCAACAACCAATTTTATTAAATACAGAAGTTATTCAAGTTCATCATCAAAATTCTCAAGTCACCCATATCACTCTAAGAAACCGCATCACCAAAGAGGAAAATACCGTTACTTGTGGGGGTGTGATTTCTTCTATTCCTCTAACGCATTTGGTTCAACAATTGCAATCTTCCCCGCCTGAAAAAGTCATTGATGCAGCTAAATCGCTAAAATTTAGAAATACAATTTTAGTCTATTTAATGGTAGAAGGCGGAAATATTTTCCCTGATAATTGGTTATATATTAATGACCCCAGAGTTCAAGTTGGACGAGTGACAAATTTCGCCAACTGGTCGCCAGAAATGTTAGCAAATACTCAACAAACCCCCCTTTGTTGTGAATATTGGTGTAATTTTGGCGATGATTTATGGCAATGTCCAGAAGATGAACTGCGAATATTAGCTGCGAAAGAATTACGCCAAATTGGATTATTAAAAAATCAAACGATTTCTGATGGGTTTATTGTTCGTTTATCTCGAACCTATCCTATCTATGCTGGAAATTATCAAACCGCTTTATCGGAAATTCAAGGCTATTTACAAACCTTCCAAAACTTGCAATTAGTGGGACGTTATGGCGCATTTAAGTATAATAATCAAGACCATAGTTTATTAATGGGAATTTTTGCGGCGGAGAACGTTCTAACTCCGGGTAAACATGACCTCTGGGATGTTAATAGTGATAGTGAATATGTGGAAGAAGCCAGCGCAGAAGCCGCCACAACCGCAGCAACCAATACTCGCTTATCCCGTCGTCGCCAAACCTTAAAAACCTTACGAGAATTTGGCGGCTATTTATTCACAGGTGGCGCAGCTACTATTGTCGATGTTCTCGTTTTTTCGATTCTCATCCAGTCGGGTTTATGGTATGTTTTTGCATTAGGAATTAGTTATTTTATCGGATTAAGTACAAACTTTTGGCTAAGTCGTCGGTTTGTATTTGGGGTGTATTGGAAAAACTGGTTTGTTCAATATGGTGTATTTGCGACGGTTGCTTTAAACAGTTTATTAGCCAATTTAGGGCTATTACAACTGTTAATAAATGAATTGGGATGGCATCCAACCCTATCTCGTTTAGCGAGTGCTGCTTGTGTTGCGATGATTAGTTTTACAGGACATAAGTTGTATTCCTTTTCATCCCAAAATCAATCATCTAATCAAGTTTCTGAATTGCAATCTTAA
- the glmM gene encoding phosphoglucosamine mutase: MVATPARTQNFSSLQKEANTAQPRTISHFGFTDQVGELPTTPLFGTDGIRGRVGGLLSAPLALQVGFWAGQVLRQQAQHPGPVILGQDTRTSGNMLAMALSAGLIAAGLEVWHIGVCPTPGVSYLTLTSEAIGGVMISASHNPPEDNGIKFFGKDGTKLSTALQQQIEAGIRGTADFPISYSDCGQHYYRPELIQNYAQSLHGPLLSVSNLHRMRVVLDLAWGAAVPLAAQVFREMGAEVICLHDQPNGHQINVNCGSTHLHALQQTVLEHKADLGFAFDGDADRVLAVDGQGRTVDGDYILYFWGQTLSQAGQLPENLIISTVMANLGFERAWQQFGGQLIRTPVGDQHVHAEMKRTGAMLGGEQSGHILCHHYGISGDGLLTALHLATLVKRSGQSLAELVNNSFQTYPQLLKNIRVEDVDQRRHWQECEPVIKAIETAEQAMGDQGRILVRASGTEPLIRVMVEAKSADLAEYWANQLVWTVEQYLVS; the protein is encoded by the coding sequence ATGGTCGCAACACCCGCTCGGACTCAGAACTTTAGTTCGCTGCAAAAAGAAGCCAACACCGCCCAACCTCGAACTATCTCCCATTTTGGCTTTACTGATCAAGTCGGGGAACTCCCCACCACCCCCCTATTTGGAACCGATGGTATCCGGGGACGGGTTGGAGGACTCCTGAGTGCACCTCTGGCTTTACAAGTGGGCTTCTGGGCGGGTCAAGTTCTCCGACAACAGGCCCAACATCCCGGCCCGGTAATTTTAGGCCAAGATACCCGCACCTCTGGCAATATGTTGGCAATGGCCCTCTCCGCCGGATTAATTGCTGCGGGGCTGGAAGTTTGGCATATTGGGGTTTGTCCCACCCCAGGAGTTTCCTATTTAACCTTAACCTCTGAGGCTATTGGTGGAGTGATGATTTCCGCCAGCCACAACCCCCCAGAAGACAACGGAATTAAGTTTTTTGGAAAAGATGGTACAAAACTATCCACCGCCCTACAACAGCAAATAGAGGCGGGAATTAGAGGAACTGCCGATTTTCCCATTTCTTATAGCGACTGTGGCCAACACTATTATCGCCCCGAACTGATTCAAAATTATGCCCAATCTCTACATGGGCCGTTACTCTCTGTCTCGAATTTACACCGGATGCGGGTGGTTTTAGATTTAGCTTGGGGGGCCGCAGTTCCCTTAGCAGCCCAGGTATTTAGAGAAATGGGGGCGGAGGTGATTTGTCTCCACGATCAACCCAATGGCCATCAAATTAACGTTAATTGTGGGTCTACCCATTTACACGCTCTACAACAGACTGTTTTAGAGCATAAAGCGGATCTTGGGTTCGCGTTTGATGGGGATGCGGATCGGGTTTTGGCTGTCGATGGCCAAGGTCGAACGGTAGATGGGGATTATATTCTCTATTTTTGGGGTCAAACCCTCAGCCAAGCCGGACAACTCCCCGAAAATTTAATTATTTCAACGGTGATGGCTAACCTGGGTTTTGAACGGGCTTGGCAACAGTTCGGGGGCCAATTAATTCGGACTCCGGTAGGCGACCAACACGTTCACGCCGAAATGAAACGTACCGGGGCGATGTTAGGCGGTGAACAGTCGGGACATATTCTCTGTCACCATTATGGAATTAGTGGCGATGGGTTACTGACGGCGTTACATTTAGCGACCTTAGTGAAACGTTCCGGTCAGTCTTTGGCAGAATTAGTGAATAATAGTTTTCAAACCTATCCCCAACTGTTAAAAAATATCCGGGTTGAGGATGTTGATCAACGGCGTCATTGGCAAGAGTGCGAACCTGTGATTAAAGCAATTGAAACCGCAGAACAAGCGATGGGAGATCAAGGGCGAATATTAGTCCGGGCGTCGGGAACAGAACCTTTAATTCGGGTGATGGTAGAAGCAAAGAGCGCCGATTTAGCCGAATATTGGGCGAATCAGTTAGTCTGGACAGTAGAACAGTATTTGGTGAGTTAG
- the gcvT gene encoding glycine cleavage system aminomethyltransferase GcvT — protein MSTTFSRTPLYNVSVEFNGRMVPFAGWEMAVQFTGISREHEAVRQAVGMFDISHMGKFMLRGERLIDALQALVPSDLSRLQPGEAQYSVLLNVQGKILDDIIFYDQGIDPVTNLSQGLMIVNAATKSRDKAWISAHIEDQGVTLEDLSRDQVLLAVQGPQAEATLQPLVKDDLSQVKFFGHINTTILGKPAFIARTGYTGEDGFEIMVAPDIGIELWQNLAAAGVIPCGLGARDTLRLEAAMALYGQDIDLTTTPLEAGLGWVIHWETKGKFIGRRALEQQKANGVTQKLVGLEMQGRHIARHGYPVLFNSERVGEITSGTLSPTLGKAISMAYVPAELSKIGQFLDIEIRGKTYPATVVKRPFYRSPHRPKK, from the coding sequence ATGTCAACGACCTTTTCTCGTACTCCTTTATATAACGTCTCGGTTGAGTTCAATGGCCGCATGGTGCCTTTTGCGGGTTGGGAAATGGCGGTTCAGTTTACAGGAATTAGCCGAGAACATGAAGCCGTCCGACAAGCGGTGGGAATGTTTGATATTTCCCACATGGGTAAATTTATGCTGCGAGGGGAACGTCTGATTGATGCTTTACAAGCTCTTGTTCCCTCAGATTTGAGCCGTTTACAACCCGGTGAAGCCCAATATAGTGTTTTATTAAATGTCCAGGGCAAAATTTTAGACGATATTATTTTTTATGATCAAGGCATTGATCCAGTGACAAATCTGTCCCAAGGGCTAATGATTGTGAATGCGGCGACTAAATCACGGGATAAAGCTTGGATTAGTGCCCATATTGAGGATCAAGGGGTAACATTAGAGGACTTATCCAGAGATCAAGTCTTATTAGCTGTTCAGGGGCCACAAGCTGAAGCTACATTACAACCCTTGGTCAAGGATGATCTTTCTCAGGTTAAATTTTTTGGTCATATTAATACAACAATTTTGGGAAAACCTGCGTTTATTGCCCGCACAGGATACACCGGAGAAGATGGATTTGAAATTATGGTGGCTCCTGATATCGGTATTGAATTATGGCAAAATTTAGCCGCAGCAGGTGTAATTCCTTGTGGTTTAGGAGCCAGAGATACCCTACGTTTAGAAGCAGCAATGGCTTTATATGGGCAAGATATTGATTTAACCACAACTCCTTTAGAAGCGGGTTTAGGTTGGGTTATTCATTGGGAAACGAAAGGTAAATTTATTGGTCGTCGCGCCTTAGAACAACAAAAAGCGAATGGTGTTACTCAAAAATTAGTCGGGTTAGAAATGCAAGGACGACATATTGCGCGTCACGGATATCCGGTTTTATTTAATAGTGAAAGAGTGGGAGAAATTACCAGTGGTACTTTATCCCCAACGTTAGGAAAAGCGATTTCAATGGCCTATGTTCCCGCAGAATTATCCAAAATTGGTCAATTCTTAGACATTGAAATTCGCGGTAAAACCTACCCCGCAACTGTTGTTAAACGTCCCTTTTATCGTTCTCCTCATCGTCCTAAGAAATAA
- a CDS encoding ATP-dependent zinc protease family protein: protein MKLLTIGWREWVALPSLGIGQIKTKIDTGARSSSLHAFDIQIVEFQGKQRIRFKVHPIQRDTINTVSAEVDLLEYRPVRNSGGQTELRPVILTDIELMGKRWLIELTLTNRDAMGFRMLLGRQAIRGQFLIDCRQSFLSNSK, encoded by the coding sequence ATGAAATTACTGACGATTGGATGGCGGGAATGGGTGGCGTTACCGAGTTTGGGGATTGGACAAATTAAAACCAAAATTGATACAGGTGCGCGTTCATCGAGTTTACACGCTTTTGATATTCAGATTGTTGAATTTCAGGGTAAACAACGAATTCGGTTTAAAGTACATCCCATCCAACGCGATACAATCAATACGGTTAGTGCTGAAGTAGACTTACTAGAATATCGTCCCGTCCGTAATTCTGGCGGACAGACGGAATTAAGACCTGTGATTTTAACGGATATTGAACTGATGGGAAAACGATGGTTAATTGAATTAACTTTAACAAATCGAGATGCGATGGGATTTCGGATGCTATTAGGAAGACAAGCAATCAGAGGACAGTTTTTAATTGATTGTCGTCAATCCTTTTTAAGTAATTCTAAATAG